In Lodderomyces elongisporus chromosome 1, complete sequence, a genomic segment contains:
- the SLN1_1 gene encoding Histidine kinase osmosensor: MRRLKVGIRPQLIVLVCFASLLSLLILGIVTGSYFSDNLTNLRGERLYVISQLKTAQVQQAVAYVAYQVGSLASIDSITTPLSQYRAGNNSRDVFVDAQETLEQFMTSTETFAAARLYNLDLEVMASSYNNITTVSTDTADSLFPLKANASIPAPLLNTNSSEFYFTGPLANISKTDVNSPYFMGVTLPVYANSSILINQPYVAGYLSVVASAATIQEALNVSTEDYSTIAVKPIFGTIVDGLIVENSDTNIDQSTNPAIGFEIVFPSEATLIQPGVPYSINASDSIKTAIESPSGVATNVKAFAGFSVAIGYTQIYINNLLWDIIVVQRQSVFDEPVEKLKKIIIGVVIGIGAFMCLITFPLAVWFIRPITKLKESTEAITGYKKEKGFFSNKWSNRNTSSSGNNDPDDHHNDHHNDRHRNNKGIKNTNGEGAAMDEKFGGHESVLSSTGGESVQYSTGIKLPMRIVPSKKIFKDELTELSEAFNIMTDELDKQYTHLEDRVKLRTKELEASKLEAEAANEAKTVFIANISHELRTPLNGILGMTSIAMEEKDHSKIQDSLKLIQRSGELLLHILTELLTYSKNTLNRSKLEKSDFQILEIVYQIRSIFNKSAQDQGVNFKMYVKPNALRKLILFGDSNRIIQIIMNLVSNSLKFTPIDGNVDVVFKLLGEYDAATSKACDYEKVCLFNNPKYPPPPNTSRQLSHPEQSQQLQQSQQSQQSQQSQQGKPHKRSNSVSSRISRTSQATQGKRQSRTFRDSKTPGMVNPLTGVADGDEDNISLVTMSTSQYEDALFEQQFLSNSKSLPKAPSNVEYKNNSTEECDEGSKDENSVNQAQGVIRNDSDITKISSLASKESIVATQSKGATEFEGTTPTIEPKTQTRHYVMPKEKDYKSYPTLDKKELRDSTDKTFVNGRVSYPIRPLYSPRSWVLQISVTDTGPGIEPALQDKVFEPFVQGDQTLSRSYGGTGLGLSICRQLAKMMNGTLTLKSTIGQGSTFTLTIPLPQTGEIAIPADELAEMCQDEFNPDFELNNKAVIEEIQEEEGDSKEGSSTRKIDNITSIGDGVATSSSSENGSSRHEQNITFKSTAHKIRPSLISHGSSPAIITTSTCSSTNSVTKTSSISNFEKSQAFSQGSTGTANVQSASGAGNVGAGPSEGYDNSSSSVSTPTHPPSVPVNSVMEDIFNLKILVAEDNHVNQEVIKRMLKLEGFNNLTMAANGAEAVEFVKNSLESESSKDQFDLIFMDIQMPIMDGITAVNIIRQNLKFTKPIIALTAFADDSNIKECYNAGMNGFLSKPIKRTNLRTMISKNYPILLKEVVVTPHSISSQRSSYFPNVT; this comes from the coding sequence ATGAGAAGGTTAAAAGTCGGCATCCGACCGCAGTTGATTGTGCTAGTCTGCTTTGCATCGCTTCTTTCCTTGTTAATATTGGGTATTGTTACAGGCCTGTACTTTAGTGATAACTTGACCAACCTTCGTGGGGAAAGATTATACGTCATCTCACAACTAAAGACTGCTCAAGTTCAACAAGCTGTTGCGTATGTTGCATACCAAGTGGGCTCATTGGCATCAATCGACTCAATAACTACTCCGCTTTCACAGTATAGAGCAGGCAACAACTCAAGAGATGTATTTGTTGACGCTCAAGAAACTTTGGAACAATTTATGACATCAACTGAAAcatttgctgctgctaGATTATACAACTTGGATCTAGAGGTTATGGCATCATCATACAACAATATCACAACCGTATCGACAGACACTGCAGACCTGCTATTTCCTTTAAAGGCTAACGCCTCTATTCCAGCACCATTACTAAACACCAACAGCTCAGAATTTTACTTTACTGGACCCTTGGCCAACATTTCAAAAACAGATGTCAACAGCCCATACTTTATGGGGGTCACATTACCCGTCTATGCAAACTCCTCGATTCTTATTAACCAACCATATGTTGCAGGCTACTTGTCAGTTGTAGCTTCGGCTGCTACTATTCAAGAAGCATTGAATGTTTCAACCGAGGACTACTCAACAATAGCAGTCAAACCCATATTTGGCACCATCGTCGATGGGTTAATTGTCGAAAACCTGGACACAAATATAGATCAATCAACAAATCCAGCAATTGGATTTGAAATAGTCTTTCCCTCGGAAGCAACCTTGATCCAGCCGGGGGTGCCGTATAGCATAAATGCATCCGACTCGATAAAGACAGCTATCGAATCACCATCAGGGGTAGCCACCAATGTCAAAGCATTTGCAGGTTTTAGTGTTGCCATCGGATATACTCAAATCTACATAAATAACTTGTTATGGGACATTATTGTTGTGCAACGACAATCAGTGTTTGACGAGCCAGTCGAAAAGCTAAAGAAAATTATTATTGGAGTGGTGATTGGTATTGGAGCTTTTATGTGTTTAATTACCTTTCCCTTGGCTGTGTGGTTTATCCGTCCAATCACAAAACTTAAGGAATCTACCGAAGCAATAACTGGatataaaaaggaaaagggatTCTTTTCGAATAAATGGAGTAACAGAAATACATCGTCTTCTGGAAATAATGATCCTGACGATCATCACAATGATCATCACAATGATCGCCATAGAAACAATAAAGGTATCAAAAACACCAACGGTGAAGGTGCAGCAATGGATGAGAAATTTGGCGGACACGAAAGTGTATTATCATCAACTGGTGGCGAGTCTGTACAATACTCGACTGGAATCAAATTACCCATGAGAATTGTGCCctccaaaaaaattttcaaagatGAATTGACAGAGTTGTCCGAAGCATTCAATATCATGACCGATGAATTGGACAAGCAATATACACATCTAGAAGACCGTGTCAAGCTTAGAACTAAGGAATTGGAGGCGTCTAAACTTGAAGCAGAGGCCGCAAATGAAGCCAAAACGGTTTTCATAGCCAACATATCACATGAATTGCGTACTCCGTTGAATGGTATATTGGGAATGACCTCAATAGCAATGGAGGAGAAAGACCATTCGAAAATTCAAGATTCGCTTAAATTGATACAACGCTCAGGAGAGTTGCTTTTACATATTTTGACGGAATTGCTAACTTATTCAAAAAACACATTGAATAGGTCAAAGTTGGAAAAGTCGGATTTTCAAATCCTTGAAATAGTCTATCAGATAAGATCAATTTTTAACAAATCGGCACAAGACCAAGGAGTCAACTTTAAAATGTATGTCAAACCTAATGCATTGAGGAAACTAATACTTTTTGGCGATTCCAATCGGATTATTCAGATAATCATGAATTTGGTATCCAACTCATTAAAATTCACACCTATAGATGgcaatgttgatgttgtgtTTAAACTTTTGGGCGAATACGACGCAGCAACTTCAAAAGCTTGTGATTATGAAAAAGTCTGTCTTTTTAATAACCCTAAATATCCACCACCGCCTAATACATCGCGTCAACTACTGCATCCAGAACAGCTGcaacaattgcaacaactgcaacaactgcaacaactgcaacaactgcaacaaggAAAACCCCACAAGAGACTGAATTCAGTATCTAGCAGAATTAGTCGCACCAGTCAAGCAACTCAAGGTAAACGACAGCTGAGAACTTTTAGAGACTCAAAAACTCCAGGAATGGTAAACCCATTGACTGGCGTTGCTGATGGCGATGAGGATAATATCAGTTTAGTCACCATGTCAACATCGCAATATGAAGACGCGTTGTTTGAGCAACAATTTTtgtcaaattcaaaatcgTTGCCCAAAGCTCCTTCTAATGTTGAATATAAGAACAATTCCACCGAGGAATGTGATGAAGGAAGCAAAGATGAAAACAGTGTAAACCAAGCTCAGGGCGTTATACGTAATGATTCTGATATTACAAAGATTAGCTCTTTAGCTAGCAAGGAATCTATAGTTGCCACACAAAGCAAAGGGGCTACTGAATTTGAAGGCACTACCCCTACTATTGAACCAAAAACTCAAACAAGACATTATGTTATGccgaaagaaaaagattataAATCGTATCCAACGTTGGACAAAAAGGAACTTCGTGATTCAACTGACAAAACTTTTGTCAATGGTCGTGTTTCTTACCCTATTCGACCATTGTACCTGCCGAGATCTTGGGTCTTGCAAATCTCGGTGACAGATACCGGTCCCGGGATTGAACCCGCCTTGCAGGATAAAGTTTTTGAGCCATTTGTACAAGGCGATCAAACTTTAAGTAGAAGTTATGGGGGTACGGGGCTAGGACTTAGTATTTGTCGACAATTGGCCAAAATGATGAATGGAACTTTAACATTGAAATCAACTATTGGCCAGGGATCAACATTCACATTGACTATACCATTACCGCAAACTGGCGAAATAGCTATTCCTGCTGATGAGTTGGCAGAGATGTGTCAAGATGAATTCAATCCTGACTTTGAATTGAACAACAAAGCTGTCATCGAAGAAAtccaagaagaagaaggtgaTAGCAAGGAAGGTTCAAGTACTCGAAAAATAGACAATATTACAAGTATAggtgatggtgttgctacTTCTTCATCTAGCGAGAATGGATCATCTAGACATGAGCAAAATATCACTTTCAAGTCAACGGCGCATAAGATTCGCCCTTCACTAATCTCGCATGGTTCATCGCCCGCTATAATTACTACTTCTACGTGTTCTTCAACGAATAGTGTCACCAAAACATCGTCCATTCTGAACTTTGAGAAATCACAAGCATTTTCACAAGGCTCAACGGGCACGGCTAATGTTCAGTCTGCATCAGGTGCTGGAAACGTGGGTGCTGGTCCAAGTGAAGGGTATGATAACTCCCTGAGCTCTGTATCTACGCCTACGCATCCGCCGTCTGTTCCCGTCAACTCCGTTATGGAAGATATATTCAATTTAAAGATCCTTGTTGCAGAGGATAATCATGTTAACCAAGAAGTGATTAAAAGAATGTTGAAACTCGAGGGATTCAACAATTTGACAATGGCAGCCAATGGCGCCGAAGCAGTAGAGTTTGTCAAGAATTCGCTTGAATCAGAGTCTTCCAAAGATCAATTTGACTTGATCTTTATGGATATTCAAATGCCCATAATGGATGGAATCACCGCTGTAAATATTATCCGAcagaatttgaaattcaCCAAACCAATAATTGCATTGACTGCATTTGCTGATGATTCCAATATTAAGGAGTGCTATAATGCCGGGATGAATGGCTTTTTGTCAAAACCGATAAAGCGAACAAATTTGAGAACGATGATTAGTAAGAATTACCCCATTTTGTTAAAGGAAGTTGTCGTTACTCCGCACTCAATCAGTTCTCAGCGAAGTTCATACTTCCCCAATGTGACATGA